The segment CCTATATCGCGCTGGGCGCGGCGACCGTGCTGGTGCTCGCGGGGGTCATCGACACCGGCGAGCTGTTCGAGACGCTCGGCGATGAGACGGTGTGGCTGCTGCTGGCGGCTTTCGTGATCGCGGCTGGGCTGACCAATTCCGGTCTCACGCGGCGGGCGGCGGCGTTCGTCGTGGCCGGCGCCGGGACGCCCCGGCAGCTGGTGCACCTGGTCACCGCCTCGATGGTGGTGACGACGTTCGCCATGCCGTCGACGTCGGGGCGGGCGGCGCTGGCCGTACCGGTCTTCTCCGCCCTGGCCTCAGTCCTCTCGGACCGGCCCCGCCTGGTTCGGGCCCTCGCCCTGCTCATGCCGTCGGTGATCCTGCTGTCCGCGGTCGGGTCGCTGCTCGGCGCCGGCGCGCACCTGGTGACCAGCCAGGTCGTCGCGACCGCGACCGGGGAGGGATTCAGTTTCGTCACCTGGATGCTGCTCGGTTTGCCGTTGGCGCTGGTCAGCAGCCATCTGTGCGCGGAGATCGTGCTGTGGATGTGCACGGACCGCGCTGAGCGGCGCACGCCGGTGCGGCTGACCGTAGCCGACCTCGACAATGATCCGAACCAGCCAGTGACCGGGCCGCTGAGCGTCTATGAGATCCGGGCGGCGCTGCTGCTCGCGGCGGTCGTCACGCTGTGGTGCACCGAGCCGCTGCACCACGTGCACCCGGCGGTCGTCGCGCTGATCGGGGCGCTGGTGGCGACCTCACCCCGGTACGGATCCACCACGCTGGACGGCGCCCTGAAGACCGTGCCCTGGTCGCTACTGCTGTTCCTCGCCGGAACGCTCGCGCTCGGCACGCCGCTCACCGCCACCGGGGCCGCCGGCTGGGTGGCCGGGGCGCTGCTCGAACCGTTCACCGGCGGCACCTCACCGAACCTGTTCCTGGTGGTCATCGTGACCGTTTCCGCACTGTCGCACCTGCTGGTGCAATCCCGGTCGGCGCGCTCCGCGGTGCTGATCCCGGTGATCGTCGCGGTGGCACCGCTCGCCGGGGTCAACCCGGCCGCGGCGGCGTTCGCCTCCACGGCGGCTGCGGGCTTCTGTCACACGCTGCCCAGTTCCGCCAAACCGGTCGGCATGTTCGCCCGGCTCAAAGACGTGCCCACCTATACGCCGCGTGACCTGCTACGGCTGTCCGCGGTGCTCGGACCGGCCACCGTCGTCCTGATCCTGCTCTTCACCTGGTTCATCTGGCCGTTGCTCGGC is part of the Actinoplanes sp. NBC_00393 genome and harbors:
- a CDS encoding SLC13 family permease; translated protein: MTVTEYSTTPPVVAAGASPVPEKRRPRILLPIAGLVVAGLFAWTAGRSGSGPGGAASVTLLVFAAAVWLWTFTKIDDTYIALGAATVLVLAGVIDTGELFETLGDETVWLLLAAFVIAAGLTNSGLTRRAAAFVVAGAGTPRQLVHLVTASMVVTTFAMPSTSGRAALAVPVFSALASVLSDRPRLVRALALLMPSVILLSAVGSLLGAGAHLVTSQVVATATGEGFSFVTWMLLGLPLALVSSHLCAEIVLWMCTDRAERRTPVRLTVADLDNDPNQPVTGPLSVYEIRAALLLAAVVTLWCTEPLHHVHPAVVALIGALVATSPRYGSTTLDGALKTVPWSLLLFLAGTLALGTPLTATGAAGWVAGALLEPFTGGTSPNLFLVVIVTVSALSHLLVQSRSARSAVLIPVIVAVAPLAGVNPAAAAFASTAAAGFCHTLPSSAKPVGMFARLKDVPTYTPRDLLRLSAVLGPATVVLILLFTWFIWPLLGLPVTT